A stretch of the Lineus longissimus chromosome 10, tnLinLong1.2, whole genome shotgun sequence genome encodes the following:
- the LOC135495007 gene encoding uncharacterized protein LOC135495007 produces MSSPIVWLKEGHSLRGADVLPVILRFKNLQVDTLQAQESLASVSKKHLLHSYSKEDLNRESKGLTGHEASALLDLIDADDSVENRRHMLHCAVLQANSMAQPGQVLSATTSTVQPAEQDTTSQAEQKGTSAEQAKGVKRGATGEKTTTTGESSRVDELEKSMKKLKQEQEILRPEWITRKQIPTSWR; encoded by the exons ATGTCATCACCAATTGTATGGCTCAAGGAGGGCCACTCCCTGAGAGGAGCAGATGTGCTGCCAGTGATTTTGAGATTTAAAAATTTGCAAGTGGACACTCTACAAGCACAAGAGTCACTAGCGAGCGTGTCGAAGAAGCATTTGCTTCATTCATATTCGAAAGAAGACCTGAACAGAGAGTCAAAAGGACTGACGGGACATGAGGCGTCG GCTCTTCTCGATCTGATAGACGCGGATGATTCGGTAGAGAACCGAAGACATATGCTGCATTGCGCAGTGTTACAGGCAAACAGTATGGCACAGCCAGGCCAGGTGTTGTCCGCGACTACTAGTACGGTGCAGCCAGCCGAGCAAGATACTACGTCGCAGGCCGAGCAAAAAGGAACAAGTGCGGAACAAGCAAAAGGAGTTAAGAGG GGTGCAACCGGTGAAAAAACCACTACAACCGGCGAGAGCTCTCGAGTGGACGAACTGGAAAAGTCTATGAAAAAGTTAAAGCAGGAACAAGAGATACTGCGTCCAGAGTGGATCACGAGGAAGCAGATTCCTACAAGTTGGCGCTGA